In Paenibacillus protaetiae, the genomic stretch TGTATCAGCGCGAGCTGAAGAAGCTTCCCGGCGCTATTGCAAATGCAGCGATTGATAATCAAGGTTTTATTTATACGGTGACAAAAGAAGTGGCAAGCGATCAGATCAAAAAGCTGAACATCGCAGGGCTTGACCAGCTGCCCGGGAAAGGCGACTTCAGCTCGGTTGAACCTGTCAGATCGTACGGCGAAGTGCTGAAACACCGGGCGGGGGATATGAATCCCCAGCTTAACGACATTACGGTCGATGAATCCGGCAATATGACGGTTGTGGATACGGTGTGGAACATGATTAGCCAATATGACCAGAACGGCAATTTATTGTTTTTCTGGGGAGGAGACGCCATCACGGCGACTTCGAAGACGGGGGTTGTCAAGACGCCGGCTGCGATCGCGAATGATTCCAAAGGCAATCTGTACGTGCTTGACAATACAAACAATCTGATCCAAGTGCTCCGTCCATCCGAGTTCGGCAAGCTGGTTCATCAGGCCAATGCATTAACGCAGGAAGGCAAATACGAAGAGAGCGAACCGATCTGGGAAGAAGTACATCGTCTCAATACGCAATATACACCTGCTTTAATCGGTTTAGCGAAAGCGGCATACAAGCGGCAGGATTATGAACGGGCGGCGCAGCTTTACAGCCAGGCCGGCGTTGTTGGCGGCTATTCCGACTCGTTCTGGCAGAACCGGCTTATCTGGTTCCAGAACAACTTTGGCCTTGCCATGAATTTCGTGCTTGCTGCGGGCATTTTGTTCCTTGCTTGGGGGAAATGGTCGAGGAAGCTGCTGCCGGCAGGCGGGCTGGGCGGCAAACTGCGCATGGATATCCCGTTCGCCAAGAAACTTGGCCACGTCTTTACGATTGCACGCCATCCGGTAGACGGTTTTTACGGAATCCGCCATGAGCAGAAAGCGAATCTGCTAAGCAGTCTGATCATCCTTATTGCGGCTGCTGCGGCATTTGGTTATATGCAAGCCGGCACGAACTTTGTGTTTAATCCGAAGGTGCATGTCGGAATCGACTTGCTGCCGCAAATGGTCCAGTTTTTTGGATTGTGGTTCGGATGGGTTGTATCCAATTATTTGGTCAGCTCGCTGCTTCGGGGAGAAGGCCGTTTCCGCGATGTTTTTTACGGCAGTTGCTATGCTCTATTTCCGATTATTCTGATAGGCATACCTGTTACATATTTGTCCAATGCGCTGACGCTCGATGAAT encodes the following:
- a CDS encoding YIP1 family protein; translated protein: MKSRTLRIVSLWLAVAAAISAVLPLHRAAASELPYETYYKDGFGQLVHTQAAYIPAGIIGYNTAIAGQGSGSADSTGKLQLNQPKDLFIDQKDHVFIADTGNNRIVELDAQGAFIRQITVDESPLNKPSGVFVHPNGDIYIADTGNNRIVRLNAGGKLLKEYGRPDTDYIPASFKYDPVNLVVDKRGFLYVTSLGAFQGLIELDPDGQFVSFFGPNRVSFSVFDAFKRLVYTREMYQRELKKLPGAIANAAIDNQGFIYTVTKEVASDQIKKLNIAGLDQLPGKGDFSSVEPVRSYGEVLKHRAGDMNPQLNDITVDESGNMTVVDTVWNMISQYDQNGNLLFFWGGDAITATSKTGVVKTPAAIANDSKGNLYVLDNTNNLIQVLRPSEFGKLVHQANALTQEGKYEESEPIWEEVHRLNTQYTPALIGLAKAAYKRQDYERAAQLYSQAGVVGGYSDSFWQNRLIWFQNNFGLAMNFVLAAGILFLAWGKWSRKLLPAGGLGGKLRMDIPFAKKLGHVFTIARHPVDGFYGIRHEQKANLLSSLIILIAAAAAFGYMQAGTNFVFNPKVHVGIDLLPQMVQFFGLWFGWVVSNYLVSSLLRGEGRFRDVFYGSCYALFPIILIGIPVTYLSNALTLDESAIYHFLKLAAVIWVVLLAVWMVQGVHNYTFIESVFIILLSIFTLLIIVILIFLFVSLSYELVNFIKSIYQEVIIR